From a single Trachemys scripta elegans isolate TJP31775 chromosome 17, CAS_Tse_1.0, whole genome shotgun sequence genomic region:
- the RPL7A gene encoding 60S ribosomal protein L7a, which produces MPKGKKAKGKKVAPAPAVVKKQEAKKVVNPLFEKRPKNFGIGQDIQPKRDLTRFVKWPRYIRLQRQRAILYKRLKVPPAINQFTQALDRQTATQLLKLAHKYRPETKQEKKQRLLARAEQKAAGKGDAPTKRPPVLRAGVNTVTTLVENKKAQLVVIAHDVDPIELVVFLPALCRKMGVPYCIIKGKARLGRLVHRKTCTSVAFTQVNPEDKGALAKLVEAVKTNYNDRYDEIRRHWGGNVLGPKSVARIAKLEKAKAKELATKLG; this is translated from the exons ATG CCGAAAGGAAAGAAGGCTAAGGGCAAGAAGGTGGCACCTGCCCCTGCTGTAGTCAAGAAGCAGGAGGCCAAGAAGGTTGTAAATCCCCTCTTTGAGAAGAGGCCCAAGAACTTTGGCATTG GACAGGATATCCAGCCCAAGCGTGATCTAACACGTTTTGTGAAATGGCCCCGCTACATCAGACTCCAGCGCCAGAGAGCCATTCTTTACAAACGTTTGAAGGTGCCCCCTGCAATTAACCAGTTCACCCAGGCTTTGGACCGCCAAACAG CTACTCAGCTTCTGAAACTGGCTCACAAATACAGACCTGAGACCAAGCAAGAGAAGAAACAGAGGCTGCTGGCTCGGGCTGAGCAGAAAGCTGCAGGAAAGGGGGATGCTCCTACTAAGAGACCGCCTGTCCTCAGAGCTG GTGTCAACACTGTCACTACCCTAGTAGAGAACAAGAAAGCTCAGCTGGTAGTGATTGCCCATGATGTGGACCCCATTGAG TTGGTGGTCTTCCTGCCTGCCTTGTGCCGCAAAATGGGAGTTCCGTACTGTATCATCAAGGGCAAGGCCAGACTGGGGCGGCTGGTCCACAGAAAGACCTGCACCAGTGTTGCCTTCACACAGGTTAACCC TGAGGATAAAGGAGCCCTAGCCAAGTTGGTTGAGGCTGTCAAGACCAACTACAATGACAGATATGATGAG ATCCGTCGTCACTGGGGTGGTAATGTGTTGGGGCCAAAATCAGTGGCTCGCATTGCCAAGCTTGAGAAAGCCAAGGCTAAAGAACTAGCCACCAAGCTGGGCTAA
- the LOC117867194 gene encoding surfeit locus protein 1, translated as WTRLLREAGSQIPNCLVRRNFFGYPLTKAHSGLVQQNKEICWRPCRRRSSTTASAKSEEDVFFKWGLLLIPLTTFCLGTWQVQRRKWKLKLIADLESRVASKPIPLPTDPMELKELEYRSVKTRGYFDHSKELYILPRSLVDPEREAREAGLLTSNPESGANVITPFYCTDLGITILVNRGFVPKRKVKPETRLKGQIRDEIDLVGVVRLSETRKPFVPENNIEKNRWHYRDLEAMARVTGAEPIFIDADFRSTVPGGPIGGQTRVTLRNEHMQYVITWYGLCAATSYMWYKKFIQKIPL; from the exons TGGACCCGGTTGCTGCGCGAGGCCGGCTCCCAG ATACCAAACTGTTTGGTCAGAAGAAATTTTTTTGGATATCCTCTTACTAAAGCACATTCTGGTCTGGTTCAGCAAAATAAAG AGATTTGCTGGAGACCCTGCAGACGTAGAAGTTCCACAACTGCTTCTGCTAAATCTGAAGAGGATGTCTTCTTCAAGTGGGGCCTTTTACTGATCCCCCTCACCACATTTTGTCTTGGTACATGGCAG GTTCAGCGTCGGAAGTGGAAGCTAAAATTGATAGCAGATTTGGAGTCAAGAGTTGCATCAAAGCCCATTCCTCTGCCTACAGA ccccatggAGCTAAAGGAACTGGAGTACAGGTCTGTAAAGACTCGAGGGTATTTCGACCACTCCAAGGAGCTCTATATTTTGCCACGTTCCTTGGTGGATCCGGAACGAGAGGCAAGAGAAGCTGGACTGCTGACATCCAACCCAGAGAGTGGAGCAAATGTCATTACTCCCTTCTACTGCACAGACCTAGG GATCACAATTCTAGTCAATCGAGGATTTGTCCCTAAAAGGAAGGTGAAACCAGAGACCAGACTGAAAGGACAG aTCCGAGATGAAATAGACCTTGTTGGGGTGGTGAGGCTGTCAGAAACCCGGAAGCCTTTTGTGCCTGAAAACAACATAGAAAAGAACCGCTGGCATTACCGTGACCTGGAGGCTATGGCGAGGGTGACTGGCGCTGAGCCCATCTTTATCGATGCAGATTTCA GGAGCACAGTCCCAGGGGGACCCATTGGAGGCCAGACAAGAGTGACCTTGAGGAATGAACATATGCAGTACGTGATTACCTG GTATGGCTTATGTGCTGCAACATCCTACATGTGGTACAAAAAGTTCATACAAAAAATACCCCTCTGA
- the SURF2 gene encoding surfeit locus protein 2, with protein sequence MPELQAYTSGKKYLRLIKTARAFDYSEFEPHIVPSTKNPHQLFCKLTLRHINRLPEHVLRHVQGRRYQRALKKYEECQKEGVEYVPACLLQKRQRRRDDQAEGSRQPRRKGEFWEPTSSEEEEVDTDDSMSDLYPSELFPEKRPVVQGEREGDDDFMTDSEEDVAKPAEENSGVNGEESEKMDETRRAGNKRGKPQLSSLKKKFKSHHRKPKSFKKAANGK encoded by the exons ATGCCAGAGCTGCAAGCTTATACGAGTGGCAAGAAGTATCTGAGACTGATAAAAACAGCAAGAGCATTTGACTACAGCGAATTCGAGCCACACATTGTGCCCAGTACCAAGAATCC CCATCAGCTGTTTTGCAAGCTCACTCTCAGGCACATCAACAGGCTTCCAGAGCATGTGCTGCGTCATGTCCAAGGAAGGCGCTATCAGAGAGCGCTGAAAAAAT ATGAGGAATGCCAGAAGGAGGGCGTGGAGTAcgtccctgcctgcctcctgcagaAGAGACAGCGGCGGCGAGATGACCAGGCTGAGGGGAGCAGGCAGCCCCGCAGAAAAGGAGAATTCTGGGAGCCTACGTCCAGTGAAGAGGAAGAAGTTGACACAGATGATAGCATGAGCGACCTGTACCCAT CTGAGCTTTTCCCAGAAAAAAGGCCGGTGGTGCAAGGAGAACGGGAAGGTGATGATGACTTCATGACAGATAGCGAGGAAGATGTGGCCAAGCCCGCCGAGGAAAACAGCGGCGTGAATGGAGAGGAGAGTGAAAAGATGGACGAGACCAGACGAGCTGGCAACAAAAGGGGAAAG ccaCAATTGAGTTCCTTAAAGAAGAAATTTAAGAGTCACCATCGAAAACCCAAAAGCTTCAAGAAAGCAGCCAATGGCAAATAA
- the SURF4 gene encoding surfeit locus protein 4, which yields MGQNDLMSTAEDFADQFLRVTKQYLPHVARLCLISTFLEDGIRMWFQWSEQRDYIDATWNCGYFLASIFVFLNLSGQLSGCILVLSRNFVQYACFGLFGIIALQTIAYSILWDLKFLMRNLALGGGLLLLLAESRSEGKSMFAGVPTMRESSPKQYMQLGGRVLLVLMFMTLLHFDVSFFSILQNIVGTALIILVAIGFKTKLAALTLVIWLFAINIYFNAFWTIPAYKPMHDFLKYDFFQTMSVIGGLLLVVALGPGGVSMDEKKKEW from the exons TTCCTGAGAGTGACGAAGCAGTACCTTCCCCACGTGGCTCGTCTGTGCCTGATCAGCACCTTCCTGGAGGATGGGATCCGCATGTGGTTCCAGTGGAGCGAACAGAGGGATTACATTGATGCCACGTGGAACTGTGGCTATTTCCTGGCCTCCATCTTTGTGTTCCTAAATCTCTCTGGACAGCTGA GCGGCTGTATCCTGGTGCTGAGTAGGAACTTTGTGCAGTATGCCTGCTTCGGCTTGTTCGGCATTATAGCATTACAG acCATTGCTTACAGCATTCTGTGGGATCTGAAGTTCCTGATGAG gaacctTGCCCTTGGGGGAGGCTTGCTGCTGCTCTTGGCTGAGTCACGGTCGGAGGGGAAAAGCATGTTTGCCGGTGTCCCCACCATGCGGGAAAGCTCCCCCAAACAGTACATGCAGCTGGGTGGACGTGTGCTACTGGTCCTCATGTTCATGACACTGCTACATTTTGATGTTAGCTTCTTTTCT ATTCTCCAGAACATCGTGGGCACAGCCCTGATTATCTTAGTGGCGATTGGCTTTAAGACCAAGCTGGCTGCCTTGACTCTGGTCATATGGCTGTTTGCCATCAACATCTACTTTAACGCCTTCTGGACCATCCCAGCCTACAAGCCCATGCATGACTTCCTCAAGTACGACTTCTTCCAGACCATGTCTGTCATTGGAGGGCTTCTCCTGGTGGTGGCGCTGGGTCCTGGTGGCGTCTCCATGGACGAGAAGAAAAAAGAGTGGTAA